From Streptomyces sp. CMB-StM0423, a single genomic window includes:
- a CDS encoding substrate-binding domain-containing protein, whose product MSRTRRTTRPGARNRLAAPAAALLAAALLASCSSDAPKDDLADDPAASEQAEDGDKQSEFFNQADYDRQLELTEATPEGPEGKPWEQMLDPQSGGMVDTSEYAKKGDGGVKLCFSNAGVFNPWRQVGLKTMKAEVAQHDEIEDFTVLDAQGKDDKQISDIQELSGQNCDALIVSPNTTATLTPAVEEACGKIPVIVFDRGVETDCAVTFISPIGGYAYGAAAADFLVDEVDKGGKIVALRISPGVDVLETRWSAAEIAFEKAGLDVVEVKFTDGDPSKAKSIVSDAIARHGQIDGVWMDSGATSVAAVEAFEDAGEDIPPITGEDQQDFLQAWKDKDLTAIAPAYPTFQWRTPVIAALKILAGEEVPKEWTLPQPVVTAENFDEYYKEGMPPLHYGACGCEDLPGYPGDWGGE is encoded by the coding sequence ATGAGCCGTACGCGCCGCACGACCCGCCCCGGCGCTCGCAACCGCTTGGCCGCACCGGCCGCCGCGCTGCTGGCCGCAGCGCTGCTCGCCTCCTGCTCGTCGGACGCGCCGAAGGACGACCTGGCCGACGACCCCGCCGCCTCCGAGCAGGCGGAGGACGGCGACAAGCAGTCGGAGTTCTTCAACCAGGCGGATTACGACCGGCAGTTGGAGCTCACCGAGGCGACTCCCGAGGGTCCCGAGGGCAAGCCCTGGGAGCAGATGCTCGATCCGCAGTCGGGCGGGATGGTCGACACCTCCGAGTACGCCAAGAAGGGCGACGGTGGCGTCAAGCTGTGCTTCTCCAACGCCGGCGTCTTCAACCCCTGGCGGCAGGTGGGGCTGAAGACGATGAAGGCGGAGGTCGCGCAGCACGACGAGATCGAGGACTTCACCGTCCTGGACGCGCAGGGCAAGGACGACAAGCAGATCTCCGACATCCAGGAGCTGTCGGGGCAGAACTGCGACGCGCTGATCGTCTCGCCGAACACCACCGCCACCCTCACCCCCGCCGTCGAGGAGGCGTGCGGCAAGATCCCGGTGATCGTCTTCGACCGCGGCGTGGAGACCGACTGCGCCGTGACGTTCATCAGCCCCATCGGCGGCTACGCCTACGGTGCCGCGGCCGCGGACTTCCTGGTGGACGAGGTGGACAAGGGCGGCAAGATCGTGGCGCTGCGCATCTCGCCCGGCGTGGACGTGCTGGAGACCCGCTGGTCGGCGGCGGAGATCGCGTTCGAGAAGGCCGGACTCGACGTGGTCGAGGTGAAGTTCACCGACGGCGACCCGTCGAAGGCCAAGTCGATCGTCTCCGACGCCATCGCGCGGCACGGCCAGATCGACGGCGTGTGGATGGACTCCGGCGCCACGTCGGTCGCCGCCGTCGAGGCGTTCGAGGACGCGGGCGAGGACATTCCGCCGATCACCGGCGAGGACCAGCAGGACTTCCTCCAGGCGTGGAAGGACAAGGACCTGACCGCCATCGCGCCGGCGTACCCGACCTTCCAGTGGCGTACGCCCGTGATCGCCGCGCTCAAGATCCTGGCCGGCGAGGAGGTCCCGAAGGAGTGGACGCTGCCGCAGCCGGTGGTCACCGCGGAGAACTTCGACGAGTACTACAAGGAGGGCATGCCCCCGCTGCACTACGGCGCCTGCGGCTGCGAGGACCTGCCCGGCTACCCCGGCGACTGGGGCGGTGAGTGA
- a CDS encoding sugar phosphate isomerase/epimerase family protein, with protein sequence MPAGRRLIGANPWIWHSPVTDRALAGVLPRLADWGFDCAELPLEQPGDWQPAAAAKLLDGNGLAAAAVLAVMPPERGLVRAEPLAVRTTQDYLRRCVDAAREIGAPVVAGPMYAAVGRTWRMDADERAAAYAEWRDNIAPVVAYAAAAGVLLAVEPLNRYETSLLNTVAQTVTALDGLPGETIGVALDTYHQNIEERSLPGAVRAAAGRIAHVQVCANDRGAPGADHLDWPGFLGALDEAGYRGPLCIESFTSHNATIAVAASVWRALAPTQDAIAVEGLAFLRRALPT encoded by the coding sequence ATGCCGGCCGGACGACGGCTGATCGGCGCCAACCCGTGGATCTGGCACTCCCCGGTGACCGATCGCGCGCTGGCCGGGGTGCTGCCGCGGCTGGCGGACTGGGGATTCGACTGCGCGGAGCTGCCGCTGGAGCAGCCGGGTGACTGGCAGCCGGCCGCCGCGGCGAAGCTGCTCGACGGCAACGGCCTGGCGGCGGCCGCGGTGCTCGCCGTGATGCCGCCGGAGCGCGGGCTCGTCCGCGCCGAGCCGCTGGCGGTCCGTACGACGCAGGACTACCTGCGCCGCTGCGTGGACGCCGCGCGGGAGATCGGCGCGCCGGTCGTCGCCGGGCCGATGTACGCGGCGGTGGGCAGGACCTGGCGGATGGACGCGGACGAGCGGGCGGCGGCGTACGCCGAGTGGCGGGACAACATCGCGCCGGTCGTCGCGTACGCCGCGGCCGCCGGGGTGCTGCTGGCGGTCGAGCCGCTCAACCGGTACGAGACGAGCCTGCTCAACACCGTCGCGCAGACCGTGACGGCGCTGGACGGGCTGCCCGGCGAGACGATCGGGGTCGCCCTCGACACGTACCACCAGAACATCGAGGAGCGCTCCCTGCCGGGCGCCGTGCGCGCGGCGGCCGGGCGGATCGCGCACGTCCAGGTGTGCGCCAACGACCGGGGCGCACCCGGCGCGGACCACCTGGACTGGCCCGGTTTCCTCGGCGCGCTGGACGAGGCGGGCTACCGCGGCCCGCTGTGCATCGAGTCGTTCACTTCGCACAACGCGACCATCGCGGTGGCCGCGTCGGTGTGGCGCGCGCTGGCGCCGACCCAGGACGCCATCGCCGTCGAAGGACTCGCCTTCCTGCGCCGCGCCTTACCCACCTGA
- a CDS encoding ThuA domain-containing protein, translating to MSCHARDIGRSLVTLLAAVLLALTALPSSAAEKAPAFKALLFTKAVGYVHGSIPAGIQMVKEEAEENGFEVDQTDDSTVFDDATLAEYDVIIMLQNSGMVWDTDEQRAAMQKYVQSGGGVAAIHNTLDMGIENEFPWWDELINGGAHMPSHSPGVLQGTAKVADKVHPSTKGLPERWERPEEWYNFDVNPRGDVHVLVTADETTYNPGNDAMGADHPISWCRNAEGGKVWATAMGHDTPAYSEEEFRDHVIGGVKWAAGAEPGDCGGTVWNGYEKVTLDDDTADPMELDVAEDGRVYYVQRAGEVQVFDPATHQTTTAGKLDVYTGGEDGLVGMELDPDFAKNGWIYLYYAPAGSAEDVNRLSRFTLKDGKLDTASEKKLLDVPAYRDRTFPEPGHTGGAVEFGPDGTLYLGTGDDVPPNLSPDWQGYAPIDWRKGQEMLDAARTAGNTNDLRGKILRIKPTKGGAYTIPKGNLFASGTKKTRPEIYAMGFRNPFRFTVDQETGYVHAADYGPDRGLPTTDRGPEGMVEYNVIKKPGNFGWPFCHGDNQPYAPYNPDTGEIGAKFDCDNLTNPSPNNTGLTELPKVQKPDIWYGYGPSEKFPELGQGGSGPMGGPVYNYDPDNPSETKFPEYFDGAGFLYEWTRNYVKEVRWDENEELLKINDFLSSAKFNKPMDMTFGPDGSLYVLEWGSAFGGGNSDSGLYRIDYSQGKRSPVAKATASATNGPVPLAVDFSSEGSRDPDGDSLSYEWDFDGDGTFDSTEANPSHTYENKGDFTAQLKVTDSSGKTGYANIPITAGNTAPEVKIDTPVNGKLIEFGDKIPYKVTVTDPEDGTIDCSKVFVNPALGHDDHEHSTTDLPGCEGTVDTGDLGGHPEGADLTYVLNARYQDGGGDGASALTGYAKSVLQPKHKQAEYYDDQSGTRIVNQAGAENGKRIGDISNGDWVAFEPMSVEGMSQVSYKLSSPYGVGAIELRADGPDGQLLATTPVPNTGGWDNYQATAAVPVEALEGSHKLYLKFTSPQNNSFDVDSVTFSQ from the coding sequence ATGAGCTGTCATGCTCGTGACATAGGCAGGTCGTTGGTCACCTTGCTGGCCGCCGTCCTGCTCGCACTCACCGCGCTGCCGTCATCAGCGGCGGAAAAGGCGCCGGCCTTCAAGGCGCTGCTGTTCACCAAGGCCGTGGGCTACGTCCACGGCTCCATCCCGGCGGGCATCCAGATGGTCAAGGAGGAGGCGGAGGAGAACGGGTTCGAGGTCGACCAGACCGACGACTCGACCGTCTTCGACGACGCCACGCTCGCCGAGTACGACGTAATCATCATGCTGCAGAACTCCGGCATGGTCTGGGACACGGACGAGCAGCGCGCCGCCATGCAGAAGTACGTGCAGTCCGGCGGCGGCGTCGCGGCCATCCACAACACGCTCGACATGGGGATCGAGAACGAGTTCCCGTGGTGGGACGAGCTGATCAACGGCGGCGCCCACATGCCGAGCCACTCGCCCGGTGTGCTCCAGGGCACCGCGAAGGTCGCCGACAAGGTGCACCCCTCGACCAAGGGCCTGCCCGAGCGCTGGGAGCGCCCCGAGGAGTGGTACAACTTCGACGTCAACCCGCGCGGCGACGTGCACGTCCTGGTCACCGCCGACGAGACGACGTACAACCCGGGCAACGACGCCATGGGCGCCGACCACCCGATCTCCTGGTGCCGTAACGCCGAGGGCGGCAAGGTCTGGGCCACCGCCATGGGCCACGACACCCCCGCGTACAGCGAGGAGGAGTTCCGCGACCACGTCATCGGCGGCGTGAAGTGGGCCGCGGGAGCCGAGCCCGGCGACTGCGGCGGCACGGTCTGGAACGGCTACGAGAAGGTCACCCTCGACGACGACACCGCCGACCCGATGGAGCTGGACGTGGCCGAGGACGGCCGCGTCTACTACGTCCAGCGCGCCGGCGAGGTCCAGGTCTTCGACCCGGCCACCCACCAGACGACCACCGCCGGCAAGCTCGACGTCTACACCGGCGGCGAGGACGGCCTGGTCGGCATGGAGCTGGATCCGGACTTCGCCAAGAACGGCTGGATCTACCTCTACTACGCCCCGGCCGGCAGCGCCGAGGACGTGAACAGGCTGTCGCGCTTCACGCTCAAGGACGGCAAGCTCGACACCGCCAGCGAGAAGAAGCTCCTCGACGTGCCCGCGTACCGGGACCGCACCTTCCCCGAGCCCGGACACACCGGCGGCGCCGTCGAGTTCGGCCCCGACGGCACGCTGTACCTGGGCACCGGCGACGACGTGCCGCCGAACCTCAGCCCCGACTGGCAGGGGTACGCGCCGATCGACTGGCGCAAGGGCCAGGAGATGCTGGACGCCGCCAGGACCGCGGGCAACACCAACGACCTGCGGGGCAAGATCCTGCGGATCAAGCCCACCAAGGGCGGCGCCTACACCATCCCCAAGGGCAACCTGTTCGCGTCGGGCACCAAGAAGACCCGTCCCGAGATCTACGCGATGGGCTTCCGCAACCCGTTCCGCTTCACCGTCGACCAGGAGACGGGCTACGTCCACGCCGCCGACTACGGCCCCGACCGCGGGCTGCCGACGACGGACCGCGGGCCCGAGGGCATGGTCGAGTACAACGTCATCAAGAAGCCCGGCAACTTCGGCTGGCCCTTCTGCCACGGTGACAACCAGCCCTACGCCCCGTACAACCCGGACACCGGCGAGATCGGTGCGAAGTTCGACTGCGACAACCTGACGAACCCCTCGCCGAACAACACCGGCCTGACCGAGCTGCCGAAGGTCCAGAAGCCCGACATCTGGTACGGCTACGGCCCCTCCGAGAAGTTCCCCGAGCTGGGCCAGGGCGGCTCCGGTCCCATGGGCGGCCCGGTCTACAACTACGACCCGGACAACCCCTCCGAGACGAAGTTCCCCGAGTACTTCGACGGCGCCGGCTTCCTCTACGAGTGGACCCGCAACTACGTCAAGGAGGTCCGCTGGGACGAGAACGAGGAGCTGCTGAAGATCAACGACTTCCTGTCCTCGGCGAAGTTCAACAAGCCGATGGACATGACCTTCGGCCCTGACGGCTCGCTCTACGTCCTGGAGTGGGGCAGCGCGTTCGGCGGCGGCAACAGCGACTCGGGGCTGTACCGCATCGACTACAGCCAGGGCAAGCGCTCCCCGGTCGCCAAGGCCACCGCCTCGGCGACCAACGGGCCGGTGCCGCTGGCGGTCGACTTCTCCAGCGAGGGTTCCCGCGACCCCGACGGCGACTCGCTCTCCTACGAGTGGGACTTCGACGGCGACGGCACCTTCGACTCCACCGAGGCCAACCCCAGCCACACCTACGAGAACAAGGGCGACTTCACCGCCCAGCTCAAGGTCACCGACTCCTCCGGCAAGACCGGCTACGCCAACATCCCGATCACCGCGGGCAACACCGCGCCCGAGGTGAAGATCGACACCCCGGTCAACGGCAAGCTGATCGAGTTCGGGGACAAGATCCCGTACAAGGTCACGGTGACCGACCCGGAGGACGGCACGATCGACTGCTCCAAGGTCTTCGTCAACCCGGCGCTCGGGCACGACGACCACGAGCACTCGACGACCGACCTGCCGGGCTGCGAGGGCACCGTCGACACCGGTGACCTCGGCGGCCACCCGGAGGGCGCGGACCTGACGTACGTGCTGAACGCCCGCTACCAGGACGGCGGCGGCGACGGCGCCTCCGCGCTGACCGGGTACGCCAAGTCGGTCCTGCAGCCCAAGCACAAGCAGGCCGAGTACTACGACGACCAGTCCGGCACCCGGATCGTCAACCAGGCCGGGGCCGAGAACGGCAAGCGCATCGGCGACATCTCGAACGGCGACTGGGTCGCCTTCGAGCCGATGTCCGTCGAGGGCATGAGCCAGGTCTCGTACAAGCTGTCGTCGCCGTACGGCGTGGGCGCCATCGAACTGCGCGCCGACGGCCCGGACGGGCAACTGCTCGCGACGACGCCGGTGCCCAACACCGGGGGCTGGGACAACTACCAGGCCACGGCGGCCGTGCCGGTCGAGGCGCTGGAAGGGTCGCACAAGCTCTATCTGAAGTTCACGTCGCCGCAGAACAACTCGTTCGACGTCGACTCGGTGACCTTCAGCCAGTGA
- a CDS encoding M23 family metallopeptidase, with the protein MPLDRLYDVNRSVIGSDPNLLRPGQVLRAPTPGWTAPVDAEYRISARYGLPGDGWIAGYHTGVDLAVPTGTPVYSVGPGEVHSTSTEGAYGNHILVRMADGHYVLYAHLDRMSVADGDRVEGGTRIGDSGNTGNSTGPHLHFEVRTGTDYGTDVDPVEYLATYGIDI; encoded by the coding sequence GTGCCGCTGGACCGGCTGTACGACGTCAACAGGTCCGTGATCGGCTCCGACCCGAACCTGCTGCGGCCCGGCCAGGTCCTCCGCGCACCCACGCCGGGCTGGACCGCCCCGGTCGATGCCGAATACCGGATCTCCGCCCGCTACGGCCTGCCCGGCGACGGCTGGATCGCCGGCTACCACACCGGCGTCGACCTCGCCGTCCCCACCGGCACCCCCGTGTACTCCGTCGGCCCCGGCGAGGTCCACAGCACCTCCACCGAGGGCGCGTACGGCAACCACATCCTGGTCCGCATGGCCGACGGCCACTACGTCCTCTACGCCCACCTCGACCGGATGTCCGTCGCGGACGGCGACCGCGTCGAGGGCGGCACCCGTATCGGCGACTCCGGGAACACCGGCAACTCCACCGGCCCGCACCTGCACTTCGAGGTGCGCACGGGCACCGACTACGGCACGGACGTCGACCCCGTCGAATACCTCGCCACGTACGGCATCGACATCTGA
- a CDS encoding organic hydroperoxide resistance protein — protein sequence MSVLYTAVGTANGRDGRGVSSDGKLDVTLAPPPELGGTGEGTNPEQLFAVGYAACFTSAMGVVAKRMDLDVSDVSTTAEVGIGPNDSGGFALEVTLRVEMPDDISAEQGKELLETTHQVCPYSNATRGNIPVRLVVE from the coding sequence ATGAGCGTTCTCTACACCGCGGTCGGCACCGCCAACGGCCGCGACGGCCGCGGCGTCAGCTCCGACGGCAAGCTCGACGTCACGCTCGCGCCGCCGCCCGAGCTGGGCGGGACCGGCGAGGGCACCAACCCCGAGCAGCTCTTCGCCGTCGGCTACGCCGCCTGTTTCACCAGCGCCATGGGCGTCGTCGCCAAGCGCATGGACCTCGACGTCTCCGACGTCTCCACCACCGCCGAGGTCGGGATCGGCCCGAACGACTCGGGCGGCTTCGCACTGGAGGTGACGCTGCGGGTGGAGATGCCCGACGACATCTCCGCGGAGCAGGGCAAGGAGCTGCTGGAAACCACCCACCAGGTGTGCCCGTACTCGAACGCGACCCGCGGGAACATCCCGGTACGGCTCGTCGTGGAGTGA
- a CDS encoding TetR/AcrR family transcriptional regulator: protein MTAPPKSPARSRVLDAATRLFYAEGVHAVGVDRIIAEAGVAKATFYHHFRTKDDLVAAYVTDQCRRQQQAAAALAGTAPRATVLAVYDYIGEAGAGPGYRGCPFINAAAEYPDPEHSVRRAVTDYRRWFRGLMRDLLAADGHPDAERTADILLVLRDGLVVGNDLDDAAALRKLTRDAVERVLTPRAA, encoded by the coding sequence GTGACCGCGCCACCGAAGTCTCCCGCCCGCAGCCGCGTCCTCGACGCGGCGACGCGGCTCTTCTACGCCGAGGGCGTGCACGCGGTGGGCGTCGACCGGATCATCGCCGAGGCGGGGGTGGCGAAGGCGACCTTCTACCACCACTTCCGTACGAAGGACGACCTGGTCGCGGCGTACGTGACCGACCAGTGCCGGCGCCAGCAGCAGGCCGCCGCGGCCCTCGCGGGGACCGCCCCGCGGGCCACGGTGCTGGCCGTCTACGACTACATCGGCGAGGCCGGCGCGGGCCCCGGCTACCGCGGCTGCCCCTTCATCAACGCCGCCGCCGAGTACCCCGACCCGGAGCACTCGGTGCGCCGCGCGGTGACGGACTACCGGCGCTGGTTCCGCGGCCTGATGCGGGACCTGCTGGCCGCGGACGGCCACCCGGACGCCGAGCGCACGGCGGACATCCTGCTGGTGCTGCGCGACGGCCTCGTCGTGGGCAACGACCTGGACGACGCGGCGGCGCTGCGGAAGCTGACGCGGGACGCGGTGGAGCGGGTCCTGACCCCGCGGGCGGCCTGA
- a CDS encoding TetR/AcrR family transcriptional regulator, translated as MSSEPDPGTLRPGGRTARVRAAVLRATGDALAEQGFAHLDLADVARRAEVGKTTVYRRWGSAAGLVADLLADMAEQSVPRTETGTLLGDLRANARLVLDTLTDPRQGALFRAVIAAATCDDRTAAALHRFYAIRIAEWAPCVEQAVARGELPAGTDPHEVVRAVSAPLYYRLLASGDPLDPAAADRAAGAAAVAAREGAYVV; from the coding sequence ATGAGTTCCGAGCCCGATCCCGGCACCCTCAGGCCCGGCGGCCGCACCGCCCGGGTCCGCGCGGCGGTCCTCCGGGCCACCGGGGACGCCCTGGCGGAACAGGGCTTCGCCCACCTCGACCTCGCCGACGTCGCCCGCCGCGCCGAGGTCGGCAAGACCACCGTCTACCGCCGCTGGGGCTCCGCCGCCGGACTCGTCGCCGACCTGCTCGCGGACATGGCGGAGCAGTCCGTACCGCGTACCGAGACCGGGACCCTCCTCGGCGACCTGCGCGCCAACGCCCGGCTCGTGCTCGACACCCTCACCGACCCGCGGCAGGGCGCGCTGTTCCGCGCCGTGATCGCGGCGGCCACCTGCGACGACCGTACGGCGGCCGCCCTGCACCGGTTCTACGCGATCCGCATCGCCGAGTGGGCTCCCTGCGTGGAGCAGGCGGTGGCCCGCGGCGAACTCCCCGCCGGCACGGACCCGCACGAAGTCGTCCGCGCCGTCTCCGCCCCCCTGTACTACCGCCTTCTCGCCAGCGGCGACCCCCTCGACCCCGCCGCCGCCGACCGCGCCGCCGGGGCGGCGGCGGTGGCGGCGCGGGAGGGGGCGTACGTCGTGTGA
- a CDS encoding phosphatidylinositol-specific phospholipase C/glycerophosphodiester phosphodiesterase family protein encodes MSAYSRRRAVATLSAAVAGGALAGGLPAYARAADRGADGRGRGPAPLKRAHAHNDYLHERPLLDALDHGFASVESDIWLVDGKLLVAHDEAQLDPARTLQALYLDPLARRIRANGGRVYKGHRLTLQLLIDLKTAGDPTYRALSEVLRGYGSIFSSATGGKVRRRAVTAVISGDRGARAPMEAEKLRYAFYDGRHDDINSGVPASFIPLVSGNWNSSFTWQGTGTMPAAERDWLNLIVHTAHRQGQTIRFWATPDAPGEARDNIWRTLLDANVDWINTDDLAGLQTFLRKHDA; translated from the coding sequence TTGTCCGCCTACTCCAGACGCCGCGCCGTCGCCACGTTGTCCGCCGCCGTAGCCGGTGGCGCGCTCGCCGGGGGGCTCCCCGCGTACGCCCGGGCCGCCGACCGCGGCGCCGACGGCAGGGGCCGCGGGCCCGCGCCGCTCAAGCGGGCGCACGCGCACAACGACTACCTCCACGAGCGCCCGCTCCTCGACGCGCTCGACCACGGCTTCGCCAGCGTCGAGTCGGACATCTGGCTGGTCGACGGCAAGCTCCTCGTCGCCCACGACGAGGCGCAGCTCGACCCGGCCCGTACGCTCCAGGCGCTCTACCTCGACCCGCTGGCCCGCCGCATCCGGGCCAACGGCGGCCGCGTCTACAAGGGCCACAGGCTCACCCTGCAACTCCTCATCGACCTCAAGACCGCCGGCGACCCCACGTACCGCGCGCTGTCCGAGGTGCTGCGCGGCTACGGCTCGATCTTCAGCTCCGCCACCGGCGGCAAGGTCCGCCGCCGCGCGGTGACCGCCGTCATCTCCGGCGACCGCGGCGCCCGCGCGCCGATGGAGGCCGAGAAGCTCCGCTACGCCTTCTACGACGGCCGCCACGACGACATCAACTCCGGTGTCCCCGCGTCGTTCATCCCGCTCGTCAGCGGCAACTGGAACTCCAGCTTCACCTGGCAGGGCACCGGCACGATGCCGGCCGCCGAGCGGGACTGGCTGAACCTGATCGTCCACACCGCCCACCGGCAGGGCCAGACCATCCGCTTCTGGGCCACGCCCGACGCCCCGGGCGAGGCGCGCGACAACATATGGCGCACGCTGCTCGACGCGAACGTGGACTGGATCAACACCGACGACCTCGCGGGCCTGCAGACCTTCCTCCGCAAGCACGACGCCTGA
- a CDS encoding acyl-CoA dehydrogenase family protein: protein MPTTHEVTNQPPPLTSYDVSAYPALLESLRAHGAGWAEDEVRELGLLAGGAQAQEWARSVEEQPPVLRTHDRYGHRVDEVDFHPHWHDLMRTAVGHGLHAAPWRERTPGAHVARAAKLFVWGQTDAGHLCPVSMTYAAVPALRTSPDLAAAYEPLLTSAAYDFGLRPPATKSGLIAGMSMTEKQGGSDVRANTTRAAPTGDGDGIYALTGHKWFTSAPMSDVFLTLAQAPGGLSCFLVPRMLPDGTRNAIRLMRLKDKLGNRSNASAEIEYEGAVGHLVGEEGAGVKTIIKMVNMTRLDCALATAGGMRLGVVQALHHAEHRRAFGARLADQPLMANVLADLAVEAEAATVASMRLAGAVDRGETGTTDGPDGEQEALFRRIGLAVTKYWVCKRGPAHAAEALECLGGNGYVEESGMPRLYREAPLPSIWEGSGNVAALDALRAMARRPETVTAFFAEVGAAAGADARLDAAIGRLRKDLADVTAVEYRARRVVESMALVLQGALLHRHGDAAVADAFCASRLAGDGGLAFGTLPPGVDTEAILKRARPAGGARGGS from the coding sequence GTGCCGACCACCCATGAGGTCACCAACCAGCCCCCGCCCCTCACCTCCTACGACGTCTCCGCCTACCCCGCCCTCCTGGAGTCCCTCCGCGCCCACGGCGCCGGCTGGGCCGAGGACGAGGTGCGCGAACTCGGGCTCCTCGCCGGCGGTGCGCAGGCCCAGGAGTGGGCCCGCAGCGTCGAGGAGCAGCCGCCCGTACTGCGTACCCACGACCGCTACGGGCACCGCGTCGACGAGGTCGACTTCCATCCGCACTGGCACGACCTGATGCGTACCGCCGTCGGACACGGACTGCACGCCGCGCCCTGGCGGGAGCGCACCCCCGGCGCGCACGTCGCGCGCGCCGCGAAGCTCTTCGTCTGGGGCCAGACCGACGCCGGTCACCTGTGCCCCGTCTCCATGACGTACGCCGCCGTCCCCGCCCTGCGCACCTCGCCGGACCTCGCCGCCGCGTACGAGCCCCTGCTGACCTCCGCCGCGTACGACTTCGGCCTTCGCCCGCCCGCCACCAAGTCCGGCCTCATCGCGGGCATGTCGATGACGGAGAAGCAGGGCGGCTCCGACGTACGCGCCAACACCACCCGCGCCGCACCCACCGGCGACGGCGACGGGATCTACGCGCTCACCGGCCACAAGTGGTTCACCTCCGCGCCCATGTCCGACGTCTTCCTCACCCTCGCGCAGGCGCCCGGCGGGCTGTCCTGCTTCCTCGTCCCGCGCATGCTGCCGGACGGCACCCGCAACGCCATCCGCCTCATGCGCCTCAAGGACAAGCTCGGCAACCGCTCCAACGCCTCCGCCGAGATCGAGTACGAAGGGGCGGTCGGCCATCTCGTCGGCGAGGAAGGGGCGGGCGTGAAGACCATCATCAAGATGGTCAACATGACGCGGCTCGACTGCGCCCTCGCCACCGCGGGCGGCATGCGCCTCGGCGTCGTGCAGGCGCTGCACCACGCCGAGCACAGGCGGGCGTTCGGCGCGCGGCTCGCGGACCAGCCGCTGATGGCGAACGTGCTCGCCGACCTCGCCGTGGAGGCCGAGGCGGCGACCGTGGCGAGCATGCGGCTGGCCGGCGCCGTCGACCGCGGGGAGACCGGTACCACTGACGGGCCGGACGGCGAACAGGAGGCGCTGTTCCGGCGGATCGGGCTCGCGGTGACCAAGTACTGGGTGTGCAAGCGCGGTCCCGCGCACGCCGCCGAGGCGCTGGAGTGCCTGGGCGGCAACGGGTACGTCGAGGAGTCCGGCATGCCGCGGCTCTACCGGGAGGCGCCGCTGCCGTCGATCTGGGAGGGCTCGGGCAACGTCGCCGCGCTCGACGCGCTGCGCGCGATGGCCCGCAGGCCGGAGACGGTGACGGCGTTCTTCGCCGAGGTCGGCGCCGCCGCCGGCGCCGACGCGCGGCTCGACGCGGCGATCGGGCGGCTGCGCAAGGATCTGGCGGACGTGACGGCGGTGGAGTACCGGGCGCGGCGCGTGGTCGAGTCGATGGCACTGGTGCTCCAGGGCGCGCTGCTGCACCGGCACGGCGACGCGGCGGTGGCGGACGCCTTCTGCGCGAGCCGCCTCGCCGGCGACGGCGGCCTGGCGTTCGGCACGCTGCCGCCGGGGGTGGACACGGAGGCGATCCTCAAGCGGGCCCGCCCGGCGGGGGGTGCGCGGGGCGGGAGCTGA
- a CDS encoding TetR/AcrR family transcriptional regulator, which produces MPYRRTPAVQARMDGRRDAVLGAARALLADEGYAGCTVAAVAARARIATGSVYRHFPSKSVLAVELFRSVVTAEVDAVSAAARQPGDPAEGVAAAVETFARRALASPRLAYALLAEPVDTAVEAERLVFRRAFRDVFAARIAEGTASGRLPRQDPLLTAAGLVGACAEALIGPLSGATVSKADGRPDAPGPHTPAHLVAFTLRALGVPRADHP; this is translated from the coding sequence ATGCCCTACCGCCGCACCCCCGCCGTCCAGGCGCGGATGGACGGCCGCCGGGACGCCGTCCTCGGCGCCGCCCGCGCGCTGCTCGCCGACGAGGGGTACGCCGGGTGCACCGTCGCCGCCGTCGCCGCGCGGGCGCGTATCGCCACCGGCAGCGTCTACCGGCACTTCCCCAGCAAGTCCGTGCTCGCCGTGGAGCTGTTCCGCAGCGTCGTCACCGCCGAGGTCGACGCCGTCTCCGCCGCGGCCCGGCAGCCCGGCGACCCCGCGGAGGGGGTCGCCGCCGCCGTGGAGACGTTCGCGCGGCGGGCGCTGGCCAGTCCGCGGCTGGCGTACGCGCTGCTCGCCGAGCCCGTCGACACCGCCGTCGAGGCCGAGCGCCTCGTCTTCCGGCGGGCGTTCCGCGACGTGTTCGCGGCGCGTATCGCCGAGGGCACCGCCAGCGGGCGGCTGCCGCGGCAGGATCCGCTGCTGACCGCCGCCGGTCTCGTCGGGGCGTGCGCGGAAGCGCTCATCGGGCCGCTGTCCGGCGCCACCGTGAGCAAGGCGGACGGCCGCCCGGACGCCCCCGGGCCCCACACACCCGCGCACCTCGTCGCCTTCACCCTGCGAGCCCTGGGAGTCCCCCGTGCCGACCACCCATGA